One Micromonospora sp. WMMD1120 genomic region harbors:
- a CDS encoding DUF916 domain-containing protein, with protein MQSSVARWKTLVRTTALSVLAAVVAAGVGVAPATAAEGNVAWTVRTASNGYGEARSSYSYNVNPGGAVEDAMVVANRGPAPLTLAVYAADGFTTEAGQLDLLTTDKKSVAVGAWVKAQTDTVVIQPGKTAQVPFSMRVPDNATPGDYVGGILTALTQTDQAEGINVDRRLGIRIKLRVGGELKPSLAIDNLHVRYAGSVNPFAKGDATITYQVHNVGNAALSGQQAVAVSGPFGLLRVRAADITAPPELLPGERWTVTVPVHGVAPTISLAATATLTPLLTDASGSTTSLKPVEVTAHGWALPWLLLLVLVVLVAVAVGAYRYHRRNRTQRKAREDARVRDAVEQALRGQQPRTT; from the coding sequence ATGCAATCGTCCGTAGCGCGCTGGAAGACGCTCGTCCGTACCACAGCACTGTCAGTGCTCGCCGCCGTCGTGGCCGCAGGCGTCGGCGTCGCCCCCGCCACGGCGGCGGAGGGCAACGTCGCCTGGACGGTCCGGACGGCCTCCAACGGCTACGGCGAAGCCCGGTCCAGTTACAGCTACAACGTCAACCCCGGTGGCGCGGTCGAGGACGCCATGGTGGTGGCCAACCGCGGCCCCGCGCCGCTCACCCTCGCGGTGTACGCCGCCGACGGCTTCACCACCGAAGCGGGCCAACTCGACCTGCTGACCACCGACAAGAAGTCCGTGGCGGTCGGCGCCTGGGTGAAGGCGCAGACCGACACCGTGGTGATCCAACCCGGGAAGACAGCCCAGGTCCCCTTCTCGATGAGGGTTCCGGACAATGCCACGCCCGGGGACTACGTCGGCGGCATCCTCACCGCGCTCACCCAGACCGACCAGGCCGAGGGCATCAACGTCGACCGGCGTCTCGGCATCCGGATCAAGCTGCGGGTGGGCGGCGAGCTGAAGCCGAGCCTCGCGATCGATAACCTGCACGTGCGGTACGCCGGCTCGGTCAACCCGTTCGCCAAGGGCGACGCCACCATCACCTACCAGGTCCACAACGTCGGCAACGCCGCCCTGTCCGGGCAGCAGGCGGTCGCGGTCTCCGGGCCGTTCGGCCTGTTGCGGGTACGAGCCGCAGACATCACCGCGCCGCCGGAGCTGCTGCCCGGTGAGCGCTGGACAGTGACCGTGCCGGTGCACGGCGTCGCGCCGACCATCTCGCTGGCCGCGACAGCGACACTGACACCCCTGCTCACCGACGCCTCGGGCTCCACCACCTCGCTCAAGCCGGTCGAGGTCACCGCGCACGGCTGGGCCCTGCCCTGGCTGCTGCTACTCGTGCTCGTCGTGCTGGTCGCCGTGGCCGTCGGGGCGTACCGGTACCACCGCCGTAACCGGACCCAGCGCAAGGCCCGCGAGGACGCCCGCGTCCGTGACGCCGTCGAGCAGGCGCTCCGCGGTCAGCAGCCCCGGACTACCTGA